A genome region from Oncorhynchus gorbuscha isolate QuinsamMale2020 ecotype Even-year linkage group LG26, OgorEven_v1.0, whole genome shotgun sequence includes the following:
- the LOC124015436 gene encoding ubiquitin-conjugating enzyme E2 Z-like isoform X1 — protein sequence MADSVGEVANGEIGLGVGSQGNGAPLLPSLGNSLPGHSTSGANPASPSPAEAAETGLAVMAPGAATTSAMGTGSGFGGAGTLSAVVCSAIPIPTYSATNALPGGIGLGVAGAGLLSHIHATSWDPTLSADWDNEKTSQQCILRIKRDIMSIYKEPPPGMFVVPDPHDMTKIHALITGPFDTPYEGGFFLFLFRCPPDYPIHPPRVKLITTGQNTVRFNPNFYRNGKVCLSILGGVGQSREPTGSSKACTPKNTIELLFSLQTWTGPAWSPAQSISSVLISIQSLMTENPYHNEPGFEQERHPGDSKNYNECIRHETMRVAVCDMLDGKVPCPEALWSVVEKSFLEYYDFYEGVCKERLHQQGQNMQDPYGEKRGRFDYQGLLARLSATQRRIREKCPPEDNDEHSDSDTSSSGTDPDSQGSSQP from the exons ATGGCGGATAGCGTAGGAGAGGTTGCTAATGGTGAAATTGGGTTAGGTGTTGGTAGTCAGGGAAATGGAGCTCCGCTGTTACCGAGTTTGGGTAATTCTCTGCCGGGCCACTCGACGAGTGGAGCTAACCCGGCCTCGCCATCCCCAGCAGAGGCTGCGGAGACTGGCCTTGCCGTCATGGCCCCTGGAGCTGCAACTACCTCAGCCATGGGGACTGGGAGCGGGTTTGGAGGTGCAGGTACTCTTAGCGCGGTAGTGTGCTCTGCCATTCCAATACCCACCTACTCGGCCACCAATGCTCTGCCGGGCGGTATCGGTTTGGGGGTGGCCGGAGCGGGCCTCTTGTCCCATATTCACGCAACGTCCTGGGACCCAACACTAAGTGCCGACTGGGACAACGAGAAGACGTCCCAGCAATGCATTCTCCGAATCAAAAG GGATATAATGTCCATCTACAAGGAGCCTCCCCCGGGTATGTTTGTAGTTCCTGACCCTCACGACATGACTAAG ATCCATGCCCTCATCACAGGACCCTTCGACACGCCCTACGAAGGAGGCTTCTTCCTCTTTCTGTTCCGCTGCCCCCCGGACTACCCCATCCACCCCCCACGGGTCAAGCTCATCACCACTGGCCAAAACACTGTGCGCTTCAACCCCAACTTTTACCGTAACGGCAAAGTATGCCTCAGCATCCTCGG TGGTGTTGGTCAGTCTCGAGAACCTACAGGGAGTTCAAAAGCTTGCACTCCGAAGAATACAATTGAGCTACTATTCAGTCTACA GACTTGGACAGGGCCAGCATGGAGCCCGGCCCAAAGCATCTCCTCAGTTCTGATCTCCATCCAGTCTCTGATGACTGAGAACCCTTACCACAATGAGCCAGGCTTTGAACAG GAGAGACACCCGGGGGACAGCAAGAACTACAATGAGTGCATCCGCCATGAGACCATGCGCGTGGCTGTATGTGACATGCTGGATGGGAAGGTGCCCTGTCCAGAAGCCCTGTG GAGTGTGGTGGAGAAATCATTCCTGGAGTACTATGACTTCTACGAGGGGGTCTGCAAAGAGAGACTACACCAACAGGGACAGAACATGCAG GACCCTTATGGAGAGAAGAGGGGTCGCTTCGATTACCAGGGCCTACTGGCACGCTTGAGTGCCACCCAGAGGCGCATACGGGAGAAGTGCCCACCGGAGGACAACGATGAGCACTCTGACTCGGACACCAGCTCCTCAGGCACAGACCCAGATAGCCAGGGCAGCTCCCAGCCTTAG
- the LOC124015436 gene encoding ubiquitin-conjugating enzyme E2 Z-like isoform X2 yields MADSVGEVANGEIGLGVGSQGNGAPLLPSLGNSLPGHSTSGANPASPSPAEAAETGLAVMAPGAATTSAMGTGSGFGGAGTLSAVVCSAIPIPTYSATNALPGGIGLGVAGAGLLSHIHATSWDPTLSADWDNEKTSQQCILRIKRDIMSIYKEPPPGMFVVPDPHDMTKIHALITGPFDTPYEGGFFLFLFRCPPDYPIHPPRVKLITTGQNTVRFNPNFYRNGKVCLSILGTWTGPAWSPAQSISSVLISIQSLMTENPYHNEPGFEQERHPGDSKNYNECIRHETMRVAVCDMLDGKVPCPEALWSVVEKSFLEYYDFYEGVCKERLHQQGQNMQDPYGEKRGRFDYQGLLARLSATQRRIREKCPPEDNDEHSDSDTSSSGTDPDSQGSSQP; encoded by the exons ATGGCGGATAGCGTAGGAGAGGTTGCTAATGGTGAAATTGGGTTAGGTGTTGGTAGTCAGGGAAATGGAGCTCCGCTGTTACCGAGTTTGGGTAATTCTCTGCCGGGCCACTCGACGAGTGGAGCTAACCCGGCCTCGCCATCCCCAGCAGAGGCTGCGGAGACTGGCCTTGCCGTCATGGCCCCTGGAGCTGCAACTACCTCAGCCATGGGGACTGGGAGCGGGTTTGGAGGTGCAGGTACTCTTAGCGCGGTAGTGTGCTCTGCCATTCCAATACCCACCTACTCGGCCACCAATGCTCTGCCGGGCGGTATCGGTTTGGGGGTGGCCGGAGCGGGCCTCTTGTCCCATATTCACGCAACGTCCTGGGACCCAACACTAAGTGCCGACTGGGACAACGAGAAGACGTCCCAGCAATGCATTCTCCGAATCAAAAG GGATATAATGTCCATCTACAAGGAGCCTCCCCCGGGTATGTTTGTAGTTCCTGACCCTCACGACATGACTAAG ATCCATGCCCTCATCACAGGACCCTTCGACACGCCCTACGAAGGAGGCTTCTTCCTCTTTCTGTTCCGCTGCCCCCCGGACTACCCCATCCACCCCCCACGGGTCAAGCTCATCACCACTGGCCAAAACACTGTGCGCTTCAACCCCAACTTTTACCGTAACGGCAAAGTATGCCTCAGCATCCTCGG GACTTGGACAGGGCCAGCATGGAGCCCGGCCCAAAGCATCTCCTCAGTTCTGATCTCCATCCAGTCTCTGATGACTGAGAACCCTTACCACAATGAGCCAGGCTTTGAACAG GAGAGACACCCGGGGGACAGCAAGAACTACAATGAGTGCATCCGCCATGAGACCATGCGCGTGGCTGTATGTGACATGCTGGATGGGAAGGTGCCCTGTCCAGAAGCCCTGTG GAGTGTGGTGGAGAAATCATTCCTGGAGTACTATGACTTCTACGAGGGGGTCTGCAAAGAGAGACTACACCAACAGGGACAGAACATGCAG GACCCTTATGGAGAGAAGAGGGGTCGCTTCGATTACCAGGGCCTACTGGCACGCTTGAGTGCCACCCAGAGGCGCATACGGGAGAAGTGCCCACCGGAGGACAACGATGAGCACTCTGACTCGGACACCAGCTCCTCAGGCACAGACCCAGATAGCCAGGGCAGCTCCCAGCCTTAG
- the LOC124015930 gene encoding ATP synthase F(0) complex subunit C3, mitochondrial-like, whose translation MYACAKFVTSPAVLRGGSRVLARPVSVSVFNRPEARSEQQTLLPVGEASLLTRGFQTSAVSRDIDTAAKFIGAGAATVGVAGSGAGIGTVFGSLIIGYARNPSLKQQLFSYAILGFALSEAMGLFCLMVAFLILFAM comes from the exons ATGTACGCCTGTGCTAAGTTTGTCACCTCACCTGCTGTG CTGCGTGGGGGGTCCAGAGTCCTCGCCCGGCCAGTCTCGGTCTCAGTCTTCAACAGACCTGAAGCCAGAAGTGAGCAGCAG ACCCTATTGCCTGTTGGTGAGGCCTCTCTTCTAACCCGGGGGTTCCAGACCAGTGCTGTCTCCAGAGACATCGACACGGCTGCCAAGTTCATCGGTGCTGGAGCCGCCACAGTGGGAGTGGCTGGATCAGGGGCTGGAATTGGAACTGTGTTCGGCAGCTTGATCATCGGCTATGCCAG GAACCCCTCCCTGAAGCAGCAGCTCTTCTCCTATGCCATCCTGGGCTTTGCTTTGTCCGAGGCCATGGGGCTCTTCTGTCTCATGGTGGCGTTCCTCATCCTTTTCGCTATGTAA